One genomic region from Clostridium saccharobutylicum DSM 13864 encodes:
- a CDS encoding lysophospholipid acyltransferase family protein produces MLRTIFFYPCIVISLIMVSIFKVKIKFITDKQERTNYIHKVTSVWARFVLKIAGAKVNIVGLENIPKNQTVLFVSNHQSNFDIPLLMGAIDIPKGFIAKKELEKWPIISTWMKYLNCIFMDRDNLRKSAQSIVEGINLLKGGYSMVIFPEGTRSKGKPVEEFKAGSFKLATKSKCPIIPLTINGTYKLLEGNNNRVKGASIELVIHPPIYVSSLNKDELEVLPETVYSIVNSSYKNN; encoded by the coding sequence ATGTTAAGAACTATATTTTTTTATCCATGTATTGTGATAAGCCTTATTATGGTTTCTATTTTTAAAGTTAAAATAAAATTTATAACTGATAAGCAAGAAAGAACAAACTATATACATAAAGTAACTTCTGTTTGGGCTAGATTTGTATTAAAAATAGCTGGTGCAAAAGTCAATATTGTGGGATTAGAGAATATACCTAAAAATCAAACTGTATTATTTGTTTCAAATCACCAAAGTAATTTTGATATTCCATTATTAATGGGTGCTATTGATATTCCTAAGGGATTTATTGCCAAAAAGGAACTTGAAAAATGGCCTATCATTAGTACGTGGATGAAATATTTAAATTGTATATTTATGGACAGAGATAATTTAAGAAAATCTGCCCAATCAATAGTTGAAGGCATTAACTTATTAAAAGGTGGATATTCAATGGTCATATTTCCTGAAGGAACTAGAAGTAAAGGAAAACCAGTTGAAGAATTCAAAGCAGGAAGCTTTAAACTTGCCACAAAGTCAAAATGTCCAATTATCCCACTAACTATAAACGGTACATATAAACTATTAGAGGGAAATAATAATAGAGTTAAGGGCGCAAGTATTGAGCTCGTAATTCATCCTCCAATATATGTTTCTTCATTAAACAAAGATGAATTAGAAGTATTACCTGAAACTGTTTATTCAATTGTAAACAGCAGCTATAAAAATAATTAG
- a CDS encoding DEAD/DEAH box helicase, protein MSDNQFSTLGLKESVVKAISDLGFTKPSQIQEQSIPVTLSGADLIGQAQTGTGKTAAYSLPIITKMSDKKGIKALILAPTRELAVQVNDEIQRLSKYENLEVLSVYGGDSIDRQIKALRRGVDIVVGTPGRMLDLIKRKCLHLDSVEFLVLDEADEMLNMGFIDDIESILSHTPAERQTLLFSATMPDPIAKLAKRYMKPDAKLVSIKRSSLTVSKIEQSYFMINNKHRLEALCRLLDLDNPNSAIIFCKTKRGVDELVQELQSKGYMVEGMHGDMTQAHRLTTLNKFKEGTLSLLIATDVAARGIDVDGVTHVFNYDLPQDVESYVHRIGRTGRANREGTAYSLVTPKDFAMLKQIQNVTKSSITQKPVPTAEEIKNKKFKDMVSEVEEAIKAGELTKFIPSAMELAENHDPISIIAGLMKIKFDNESVFDYSANKLDAPKKEDVRLFFSVGKRDGLTPKVLINYIKDRTRVNASTIGQIDLMENFSFVSVDESISKKILDKCPGGKINKKKVNVEVANKRKR, encoded by the coding sequence ATGAGTGATAATCAATTTTCTACTTTAGGTCTTAAAGAGAGTGTTGTGAAAGCAATATCAGACCTAGGTTTTACTAAACCATCTCAAATTCAAGAACAAAGTATTCCTGTAACATTAAGTGGTGCAGATCTTATAGGTCAAGCGCAAACTGGTACAGGTAAAACAGCTGCTTACAGCTTACCAATAATCACTAAGATGAGTGATAAAAAGGGTATTAAAGCTCTTATATTAGCTCCAACTAGAGAGCTTGCCGTTCAAGTTAATGACGAAATCCAAAGACTTTCTAAATATGAAAATTTAGAAGTATTATCTGTTTACGGTGGAGATTCAATTGACAGACAAATCAAAGCACTTAGAAGAGGTGTAGATATTGTTGTTGGTACTCCAGGAAGAATGTTAGACCTTATTAAGAGAAAGTGTCTTCATTTAGATTCTGTAGAGTTTCTAGTATTAGATGAAGCTGACGAAATGCTTAACATGGGATTTATTGACGATATAGAATCAATCCTAAGCCATACACCAGCTGAAAGACAAACTTTATTATTCTCAGCAACAATGCCAGATCCAATAGCTAAGCTTGCTAAGAGATATATGAAACCAGACGCTAAACTTGTTAGCATTAAAAGAAGTTCATTAACAGTATCTAAGATTGAACAAAGTTATTTCATGATCAACAACAAGCATAGATTAGAAGCACTTTGCAGATTATTAGACTTAGATAACCCAAATTCTGCTATAATTTTCTGTAAAACAAAAAGAGGTGTTGATGAATTAGTTCAAGAGTTGCAATCTAAGGGATATATGGTTGAAGGAATGCACGGTGATATGACACAAGCTCATAGATTAACTACTTTGAACAAATTTAAAGAAGGTACTCTTAGTTTATTAATAGCTACAGATGTTGCAGCTAGAGGAATAGATGTTGATGGAGTTACTCACGTATTCAACTATGATTTACCACAAGATGTTGAATCATATGTACATAGAATCGGTAGAACTGGTAGAGCTAATAGAGAAGGTACTGCTTATTCATTAGTAACACCAAAAGATTTTGCAATGCTTAAGCAAATTCAAAATGTTACTAAAAGTTCAATAACACAAAAACCAGTTCCAACTGCGGAAGAAATCAAAAACAAGAAATTTAAAGATATGGTTTCAGAAGTTGAAGAAGCTATTAAGGCTGGAGAACTTACTAAGTTTATTCCAAGTGCAATGGAATTAGCTGAAAATCATGATCCAATCTCAATCATTGCTGGTTTAATGAAGATTAAATTTGATAATGAAAGTGTATTCGATTATAGCGCTAACAAATTAGATGCACCAAAAAAAGAAGATGTTCGTTTATTCTTCTCTGTTGGAAAAAGAGATGGATTAACACCAAAAGTATTAATTAATTATATTAAAGACAGAACTAGAGTTAATGCTTCAACTATAGGCCAAATAGATCTTATGGAAAACTTCTCATTTGTAAGTGTCGATGAAAGCATATCTAAAAAGATTTTAGATAAATGCCCAGGTGGAAAAATCAACAAAAAGAAAGTTAATGTTGAAGTTGCAAATAAACGTAAGAGATAA
- a CDS encoding Hsp20/alpha crystallin family protein, with the protein MFKIFPFGFGSIFNSSDLNEIGGMFKSFLYNVNINQIIEQCEEILSNIDEDSYKDKTDEFIKLDQYDDMYLLRINLRGIDLRELSIRYEFGQINIKLNRVETERTGITIFSSNTFVKRKYNKEFKGIEDIDINRVMKNIDNGILSIRMPKKYVINSSSNIIDVDNYEVETKVLRRDVDK; encoded by the coding sequence ATGTTTAAGATTTTTCCTTTTGGTTTTGGAAGTATTTTTAATTCAAGTGATTTAAATGAAATAGGTGGAATGTTTAAATCATTTTTATATAATGTCAATATAAATCAAATCATAGAACAATGTGAAGAAATTCTTTCTAATATAGATGAAGATAGTTATAAGGATAAAACAGATGAGTTTATCAAACTAGATCAATATGATGATATGTATTTGTTGAGGATAAATTTAAGAGGAATAGATTTAAGGGAATTAAGTATAAGATATGAATTTGGACAGATTAATATAAAGTTGAATAGAGTTGAGACAGAGAGAACTGGTATTACGATTTTTTCTAGTAATACGTTTGTTAAGAGGAAATATAATAAAGAGTTTAAAGGTATTGAAGATATAGATATAAATCGGGTTATGAAGAACATAGATAATGGAATACTTAGTATAAGAATGCCAAAGAAATATGTAATTAATAGTTCATCCAATATAATTGATGTGGATAATTATGAGGTAGAGACAAAGGTTTTAAGACGTGATGTAGATAAGTAG
- a CDS encoding sigma 54-interacting transcriptional regulator → MKRIDKIYDYILTNSKAFDKDKLLNTKGFSAQEIGAALNILRNNVSKELNTLCRNKKILKIKNRPVLYFDRDCFKNILSVKLSDNLEEIEDIESLTKLTTDDQSPFNYLIGANTSLKNQIEQAKAALMYPPNGLHTLILGSTGVGKSLFANIMYQYSKYIKKLPEDAPFVVFNCADYANNPQLLLSYIFGHIRGAFTGAEKEKEGIIEKANGGILFLDEIHRLPPEGQEMVFYFMDTGTFNKLGETDRTRKANVLLIGATTEDPNSTLLNTFIRRIPITIAIPNFDERSLDDKIQLIHFLISKEAQRVNKAIKISSDAIKALIGSTSYGNVGQLKSNIQLACAKGFLNSINTNECIDINLSLLPPNIKNGIVAFANKSKDDNGNLWNMIPTTITIQPDDDKTFLETDAYEPPFNIYNIIEDKTSALQEEGMSENDIKNFITTDINLHLRQFYARFKNDIHRREGLLKIVDSDIVDFAEEIKILAETKLNKKLNERFIYATSLHFSALFNRIKKKTVSYSSRIDLSISVNSEEYQVAKEIHSLIEQRYKLIIPPVEIEYLALLLSSIQESSHQERVGIVVAAHGSSTATSMVSVAKKLFDADNIIAVDMPLERTPSDILEEVVEKVKLVNEGKGVLLLVDMGSLNGFGDVITERTNILTKSVDMVSTPLVLEAVRKCSLCDTDLNSVYSYLITDFRGYTNKLTGSDVSIDDGVIVTICSTGKGAAIKLKELVEDVIRNITDRNINIIPIGIKDLTKSINHISQSNKIVSLVGITNPNMGIPFISIEELIDGSGEKILKNIIDGKSVPESNKGENQIVLKNLCKQSLKEILTFLNPEKICSLLDNFVSCIESSLDTTYGNPNKLRIMLHTACALERTVIHDNLIYKDDTNSLDKKNLSALNKANLIFKNSLSITLPDDELYYMVDLLNEY, encoded by the coding sequence ATGAAGCGTATTGATAAAATTTATGATTATATTCTCACAAATTCTAAAGCTTTTGATAAAGACAAGCTTCTCAACACCAAAGGCTTTAGTGCTCAGGAAATAGGAGCTGCCTTAAATATATTAAGAAATAATGTATCAAAAGAACTTAATACTCTTTGCAGAAATAAGAAAATACTGAAGATTAAAAACAGACCTGTTTTGTATTTTGATAGAGACTGCTTTAAAAATATACTCTCTGTAAAATTATCTGATAACCTAGAAGAAATAGAAGACATTGAATCTTTAACAAAATTAACTACTGATGATCAATCACCTTTTAATTATCTTATTGGTGCTAACACAAGCTTAAAAAATCAAATTGAACAAGCCAAAGCTGCTTTAATGTATCCACCCAATGGTTTACATACATTAATACTGGGTAGTACAGGTGTTGGTAAGAGTTTGTTTGCTAACATAATGTATCAGTATTCTAAATATATAAAAAAACTACCTGAAGATGCTCCTTTTGTAGTTTTTAATTGTGCCGATTATGCTAACAATCCTCAACTTCTTTTATCTTATATTTTTGGACATATTAGAGGTGCTTTTACAGGAGCTGAAAAAGAAAAAGAAGGTATTATCGAAAAAGCTAATGGAGGTATTCTCTTCTTAGATGAAATACATCGATTACCCCCTGAAGGACAAGAAATGGTCTTCTATTTTATGGATACCGGTACATTTAATAAGTTAGGTGAAACAGATAGAACTCGCAAGGCTAATGTTCTATTAATAGGTGCCACTACCGAAGATCCTAATTCTACATTACTTAATACATTTATCAGAAGAATTCCTATAACTATAGCTATTCCTAATTTTGATGAAAGATCTTTAGACGATAAAATTCAATTGATACACTTCTTAATTTCAAAAGAAGCTCAAAGAGTTAATAAAGCAATTAAAATTTCATCTGATGCCATCAAAGCATTAATAGGAAGTACTTCATATGGTAATGTTGGACAGCTTAAATCTAATATTCAATTAGCTTGTGCTAAGGGGTTCTTAAATTCAATTAATACAAATGAATGTATTGATATAAACCTAAGCCTTCTTCCCCCTAATATTAAAAATGGGATAGTTGCATTTGCTAACAAATCAAAGGATGATAATGGTAATCTATGGAATATGATTCCTACTACAATTACTATTCAACCTGATGATGATAAAACATTCTTAGAAACTGACGCTTATGAACCGCCTTTCAATATTTATAACATAATAGAAGATAAAACTTCTGCTCTCCAGGAAGAAGGAATGAGTGAGAATGATATAAAAAACTTCATAACTACTGATATTAACCTTCATTTAAGGCAATTTTATGCCAGATTCAAAAATGATATACATCGTAGAGAAGGCTTATTAAAAATTGTTGATAGTGATATTGTTGACTTTGCTGAGGAAATAAAAATTTTAGCTGAAACTAAATTAAATAAGAAATTAAATGAAAGATTTATATATGCTACAAGTCTCCATTTTAGTGCATTATTTAATCGCATTAAGAAAAAAACTGTTTCTTATTCTTCTCGTATAGATTTATCAATCTCTGTAAACAGTGAAGAATATCAAGTTGCAAAAGAAATTCATTCATTAATAGAACAACGTTATAAATTAATAATTCCACCTGTAGAAATTGAATATCTTGCATTACTTTTAAGCTCAATTCAAGAATCATCACATCAGGAAAGAGTTGGAATTGTAGTAGCTGCACATGGTTCAAGCACTGCAACAAGTATGGTTTCTGTAGCTAAAAAGCTTTTTGACGCTGATAATATAATAGCTGTAGATATGCCTCTTGAAAGAACTCCTTCTGATATTTTAGAAGAAGTAGTTGAAAAAGTTAAATTGGTTAATGAAGGAAAAGGGGTACTTCTGCTAGTAGACATGGGATCATTAAATGGCTTTGGAGATGTTATTACAGAAAGAACTAATATCCTAACCAAAAGTGTTGATATGGTATCAACTCCATTAGTATTAGAAGCTGTTAGAAAATGTTCTCTTTGTGATACAGATTTAAATTCAGTATATTCATATTTAATTACAGATTTTAGAGGATACACTAATAAACTCACAGGTAGCGATGTATCGATTGATGATGGTGTTATAGTTACAATTTGCTCTACAGGCAAAGGTGCTGCAATTAAACTTAAAGAATTAGTTGAAGATGTTATTCGAAATATTACGGATCGTAACATTAATATTATTCCAATTGGAATAAAGGATTTAACAAAATCAATAAACCATATATCTCAAAGTAATAAAATTGTCTCCCTTGTTGGAATAACAAATCCTAATATGGGAATTCCATTTATATCTATAGAAGAGTTAATAGATGGATCTGGTGAAAAAATCTTAAAGAATATTATAGATGGCAAAAGTGTTCCAGAAAGCAATAAAGGTGAAAATCAAATTGTATTAAAAAATCTTTGTAAACAAAGTTTAAAGGAAATTTTAACTTTCCTTAACCCTGAAAAAATCTGCTCATTGTTAGATAACTTTGTATCTTGTATTGAAAGTTCTTTAGATACAACTTACGGAAACCCTAATAAATTAAGAATAATGTTGCATACTGCTTGTGCATTAGAAAGAACGGTTATACATGATAACTTAATATATAAAGATGATACTAATTCTTTGGATAAAAAAAATCTATCTGCATTAAATAAAGCTAATTTGATATTCAAAAATTCTTTATCTATAACATTACCTGATGATGAATTATATTACATGGTTGATTTACTTAACGAATATTAA
- a CDS encoding mannose/fructose/sorbose PTS transporter subunit IIA, whose protein sequence is MIAIIIGTHGIFSEELLKSSEMIFGCQENIGTITFKPGEGIENLVEKYQNLINNLDCKDGVLFMVDLFGGSPFNAASMIAMQNENMEIVTGVNLPMLLEVFGSREFSSIDELIGIAENAGKDAIKRLMKNVEADLDEDDL, encoded by the coding sequence ATGATCGCAATAATTATAGGAACTCATGGAATTTTTTCAGAAGAATTATTAAAATCATCAGAAATGATTTTTGGATGTCAAGAAAATATAGGAACTATTACTTTTAAGCCAGGAGAAGGTATAGAAAACTTAGTTGAAAAATATCAAAATCTTATAAATAATTTGGACTGCAAAGACGGAGTTTTATTTATGGTAGACCTTTTTGGAGGAAGCCCATTTAATGCAGCAAGTATGATTGCAATGCAAAATGAGAATATGGAAATTGTAACAGGTGTTAACCTTCCAATGTTATTAGAAGTCTTTGGAAGCAGAGAATTCTCAAGCATTGATGAATTAATCGGAATTGCAGAAAATGCAGGTAAAGATGCAATAAAGAGATTAATGAAAAATGTTGAAGCTGATTTAGATGAGGACGATTTATAA
- a CDS encoding mannose/fructose/sorbose PTS transporter subunit IIB — translation MKIALARIDDRLIHGQVTTIWSKETKCQRIIICNDNVAKDEIRKTLLTQVAPLCIQTHVVSVDKAIRVINNPKYEKDVVLLLFTNPTDVLRLVDAGINIKSVNIGGMCFKEGRTQLTHAVSVNAEDVKAFKSLNDKNIELEIRKIASDSKSYIIPLIEKM, via the coding sequence ATGAAAATTGCATTAGCAAGAATTGATGACAGATTAATACATGGACAAGTAACTACAATTTGGTCAAAAGAAACAAAATGCCAAAGAATCATTATTTGTAATGATAACGTAGCAAAAGATGAAATTAGAAAGACTTTATTAACCCAAGTTGCACCTTTATGTATACAAACTCACGTAGTTAGTGTAGATAAAGCAATTAGAGTTATTAATAATCCTAAATATGAAAAGGATGTTGTATTACTACTTTTCACTAATCCAACTGACGTACTTAGATTAGTTGACGCTGGCATTAATATTAAGAGTGTTAATATTGGTGGAATGTGTTTCAAAGAAGGTAGAACACAATTAACTCATGCTGTTTCAGTTAATGCTGAAGATGTAAAAGCATTCAAATCACTAAATGATAAAAACATTGAATTAGAAATACGAAAAATTGCTTCTGATTCAAAATCTTATATTATCCCATTAATTGAAAAGATGTAA
- a CDS encoding HDIG domain-containing metalloprotein: MDDKDIFLNIEQHILNDEKPSDFFYRELDKGTLHTYPFSMIEELNDVPQNPKFHPEGNVFIHTMMVVDEGAKNRNRSKHKRAFMWALLLHDIGKKPTTKMRKGRMTSYNHDVVGERMAREFLEHFNEEQSFIDEVSALVRWHMQSLFVTKDMKFQNMESMLKEVDIDEIVLVALCDRLGRGRLSKGEIQETKDQVNYFEQKLRSFKKQH, encoded by the coding sequence ATGGACGATAAAGACATTTTTTTAAATATAGAACAACATATATTAAATGATGAGAAACCATCTGATTTTTTTTACAGAGAATTAGATAAAGGAACTTTACACACTTATCCATTTTCAATGATTGAAGAATTGAATGACGTACCTCAAAATCCTAAATTTCATCCAGAAGGAAATGTATTTATTCACACTATGATGGTTGTTGATGAGGGGGCAAAGAACAGAAATAGGAGTAAACATAAACGAGCTTTTATGTGGGCACTTTTGTTACATGATATAGGAAAGAAGCCTACAACTAAGATGAGAAAAGGAAGAATGACTTCTTATAATCACGATGTTGTAGGAGAGCGTATGGCAAGAGAATTTTTAGAGCATTTTAATGAGGAACAGTCCTTTATTGATGAAGTAAGCGCACTTGTAAGGTGGCATATGCAAAGTCTATTTGTAACTAAAGATATGAAGTTTCAGAACATGGAGAGCATGTTAAAAGAAGTTGATATAGATGAAATTGTATTAGTTGCGCTTTGTGATAGACTTGGTAGGGGACGTTTGAGTAAAGGTGAAATCCAAGAAACAAAAGATCAAGTGAATTATTTTGAACAGAAATTGAGAAGCTTTAAAAAGCAACATTAG
- a CDS encoding P-II family nitrogen regulator yields MKRIEAIIRPSKLEDIKEALKDNDINGVTISQVMGCGQQRGWTEYHRGTEVITNVLPKIEVKIVVADEKVEDVIELITSIARTGEVGDGKIFVTDIVECVRIRTGERGNKAL; encoded by the coding sequence ATGAAGAGAATAGAAGCAATTATAAGACCTTCAAAACTTGAGGATATCAAAGAGGCATTAAAGGATAACGATATTAATGGAGTAACCATTAGTCAAGTTATGGGATGCGGTCAACAACGTGGATGGACTGAATATCATAGAGGTACAGAAGTAATAACTAATGTATTACCTAAAATAGAAGTTAAAATAGTTGTTGCAGATGAAAAAGTAGAAGATGTCATCGAGTTAATTACATCAATTGCTAGAACTGGAGAAGTCGGCGATGGTAAGATATTTGTTACTGATATTGTTGAATGTGTAAGAATTAGAACTGGTGAAAGAGGAAATAAAGCATTATAA
- a CDS encoding ammonium transporter encodes MEINLGDSSFILICSALVLLMTPGLAFFYGGMVRRKNVLNTLMSSFFICGLASVMWVLVGYSLSFGNDFHGIIGGLNFFGFNGVGADPSAYAPTIPQELFAAFQMMFAVITPALITGSLTGRMRFSALFIFIALWSLLVYYPMAHMVWGAGGLISSLGAVDFAGGNVVHISSGVSGLVACIVLGKRRGYGMMSYKPHNIPFVVLGAALLWFGWFGFNAGSALGAGPLAVHAFMTTNTAAAAAMLSWMLIEKVKHGKPTVLGAATGVVVGLVAITPAAGFVPLWSSIIIGALVSPICFFFMGTVKSKFGYDDALDAFGCHGIGGVWGGIATGLFGQTSINSVAQWNGLFFGDVKLLIAQIEAIAITIIFAGVMTFIILKVMKLFMDIRVGSLEEADGLDVVEHGETAYPAFTGLD; translated from the coding sequence ATGGAAATTAATTTAGGCGATAGCAGTTTTATATTGATTTGTTCAGCACTTGTATTATTAATGACACCAGGACTTGCGTTTTTTTATGGTGGAATGGTTCGTAGAAAAAATGTTTTAAACACATTAATGTCATCATTCTTTATTTGTGGGCTAGCATCTGTGATGTGGGTTTTAGTAGGATATTCATTATCTTTTGGAAATGATTTTCATGGAATAATAGGTGGACTTAATTTCTTTGGATTTAATGGCGTAGGAGCGGATCCTTCGGCATATGCACCTACTATACCTCAAGAACTTTTCGCAGCATTTCAAATGATGTTTGCAGTAATTACTCCAGCACTTATAACTGGATCTTTAACAGGAAGAATGAGATTTTCAGCATTATTTATATTTATTGCTTTATGGTCACTTTTAGTGTATTATCCAATGGCTCATATGGTATGGGGTGCAGGTGGATTAATTAGTTCATTAGGAGCTGTTGACTTTGCAGGTGGAAATGTAGTTCATATAAGTTCAGGAGTATCTGGGCTTGTAGCTTGTATTGTATTAGGTAAGAGACGTGGATATGGCATGATGTCTTATAAGCCACACAATATTCCATTTGTAGTTCTTGGAGCAGCATTACTTTGGTTTGGATGGTTTGGATTTAACGCAGGTAGTGCATTAGGAGCTGGTCCACTTGCAGTACATGCATTTATGACAACAAATACTGCAGCAGCTGCAGCAATGCTTTCATGGATGTTAATTGAAAAAGTAAAACATGGTAAGCCAACAGTACTTGGAGCAGCAACAGGCGTAGTTGTAGGATTAGTTGCAATTACACCAGCAGCAGGATTTGTTCCACTTTGGAGTTCAATTATAATAGGTGCATTAGTATCTCCAATTTGTTTCTTCTTTATGGGTACAGTAAAATCTAAATTTGGTTATGATGATGCACTTGACGCTTTTGGATGTCATGGAATTGGTGGAGTTTGGGGAGGCATTGCCACAGGATTATTTGGACAGACATCAATTAACTCCGTAGCCCAATGGAATGGTCTTTTCTTTGGAGATGTTAAACTTTTAATTGCTCAAATAGAAGCGATTGCAATAACAATAATATTTGCAGGAGTTATGACATTTATAATTCTTAAGGTTATGAAATTATTTATGGATATCAGAGTTGGAAGCTTAGAAGAAGCTGATGGTCTTGATGTAGTTGAACACGGTGAAACAGCTTATCCAGCATTTACTGGATTAGACTAA
- a CDS encoding aminoglycoside phosphotransferase family protein, with protein MEHNWERTLPFLKLDNIKINKLFKGILEEKDIINIVPVEEGCRTTNYIIKTKNAKYILKVFFNKEQDYKKDIKLLNILKDEIPVQRIYRVDTDLEIGNREYAIYEYIEGKTIGQCLREGYFMDEKFVKEVARILAKIHSYKFNKVGFLDADLHIKEELEPLNLWYERVIGERVRKRLGNDIVNKIKQVVKQNEKNLLDLDKDSRLVHGDFQGTNILINKGIVCGILDWEFAMAGHPLEDIGQFFRYEEYFNNNLVRAFEEEYTKMSDYTLSDNWYNISKLRDLVNLIQLIGERDEMPTKYANIKTIIEKNLSRF; from the coding sequence GTGGAACATAATTGGGAGCGAACACTACCATTTTTGAAACTTGATAATATTAAGATTAATAAATTATTTAAAGGAATATTAGAAGAAAAAGACATTATAAATATAGTACCAGTGGAGGAAGGGTGTAGAACTACAAATTATATTATAAAAACAAAGAATGCAAAATATATTTTAAAAGTATTCTTTAATAAAGAACAAGATTACAAAAAAGATATAAAATTATTAAATATACTTAAAGATGAGATACCAGTTCAAAGAATATATAGAGTTGATACTGATTTAGAGATTGGCAATAGAGAATATGCTATATATGAATACATAGAAGGAAAAACAATTGGTCAATGTTTAAGAGAAGGTTACTTTATGGATGAAAAATTTGTTAAAGAAGTTGCTAGGATATTAGCTAAAATACATAGTTATAAATTTAATAAGGTTGGGTTTTTAGATGCAGATTTACATATAAAAGAAGAATTGGAACCACTTAATTTATGGTATGAGAGAGTTATTGGAGAAAGAGTAAGGAAGCGTTTAGGAAATGACATCGTAAATAAAATTAAACAAGTAGTTAAACAAAACGAGAAAAATTTGTTAGACCTTGATAAGGATTCTAGATTGGTACATGGTGATTTTCAAGGTACGAATATATTAATAAATAAAGGTATAGTGTGTGGAATTTTAGACTGGGAATTTGCAATGGCTGGACATCCATTAGAAGATATAGGACAATTTTTTAGATATGAAGAATATTTTAATAATAATTTAGTACGAGCATTTGAAGAGGAATATACTAAGATGTCAGATTATACACTTAGTGATAATTGGTATAATATAAGTAAGCTTCGAGACTTAGTAAACTTAATTCAATTAATTGGTGAAAGGGATGAAATGCCTACTAAATATGCAAATATAAAGACTATAATAGAGAAAAATTTAAGTAGATTTTAA
- a CDS encoding DUF1540 domain-containing protein produces MDMNSSIKCSVDQCRYHAQSKAYCTLEAIQVGTHEKNPTKTECTDCESFSAK; encoded by the coding sequence ATGGATATGAATTCAAGTATTAAATGTTCAGTTGATCAATGTAGATATCATGCTCAATCAAAAGCTTACTGTACATTAGAAGCAATTCAAGTAGGTACACATGAAAAAAATCCAACAAAAACTGAATGTACAGATTGTGAATCTTTTTCAGCAAAGTAA